One region of Ornithorhynchus anatinus isolate Pmale09 chromosome X5, mOrnAna1.pri.v4, whole genome shotgun sequence genomic DNA includes:
- the HAX1 gene encoding HCLS1-associated protein X-1 translates to MSLFDLFRGFLGLPGSRSRRDPFFGGMTREDDDEDEEEEEEGGGRPWAPRPPEEEFTFRFRFGPGGEGGGLHFHDNFGFDELVRDFNRIFSQMDTWTLPARRPELPGAEAEPGPPGPSGSPGGRRETLRDSMLKYPDSQRPRIFGGSGDEGQGGSPRPQPFRGLLDPWPGPPPSGAREDNDLDSEVSEAGLGPLLKPQPKSYYQSVSVTTVLAPDGTVEERRTVVDSEGRTETTTVTRRGGDGDAPAGAPRTPALGDATSVLDLLLGRWFRPR, encoded by the exons CCCGGGGTCCCGGAG ccgCAGGGACCCCTTCTTCGGCGGGATGACCCGGGAAGACGACgatgaggacgaggaggaggaggaagagggagggggccgcccctgggccccgcggccccccgaggAGGAGTTCACCTTCCGGTTCCGCTTCGGGCCCGGCGGCGAGGGAGGGGGGCTGCATTTCCACGACAACTTCGGCTTCGACGAGCTCGTCCGAGATTTCAACCGGATCTTCAGCCAGATGGACACCTGGACCCTGCCCGCTCGGCGCCCCG AGCTCCCGGGCgccgaggcggagccgggacccccgggaccctcaGGATCCCCGGGCGGACGGCGGGAGACGCTCCGGGACTCGATGCTGAAATACCCCGACAGCCAGCGGCCCCGGATCTTCGGCGGGAGCGGGGACGAGGGGCAGGGcggatccccccgcccccagcccttccGCGGG TTGTTGGACCCCTGGCCAGGCCCCCCACCCTCAGGAGCCCGAGAAGACAATG ATCTGGACAGCGAGGTCAGCGAGgcgggcctcggccccctcctcaaaccccagcCCAAGTCCTACTACCAGAGCGTGTCCGTCACCACGGTCCTGGCGCCTGACGGG ACGGTAGAAGAGCGGCGCACTGTGGTGGACAGCGAAGGGCGGACGGAGACGACCACGGTGACCCGGCGAGGCGGGGACG GAGACGCCCCCGCCGGAGCCCCCCGGACCCCGGCCTTGGGTGACGCCACCTCAGTCTTGGACCTGCTCCTGGGACGCTGGTTTCGGCCGCGCTAG